Below is a genomic region from Astatotilapia calliptera chromosome 13, fAstCal1.2, whole genome shotgun sequence.
CACAGGGACTTGAAACAAAAGGTAACGGGGATGGCGCTGGATTCTTCTCCTGGGAAGATTCTGCAGCTCATCTCATTAACAGCGGTGAGAGAGCTTCTGTGGCTAAAGTCAGCATTGGTCCCATAACCACATTCTGAAGGTGATGCTGAGTCCCGTTCGGCAGATAAAACGCTTGCCGGGCTGCTCAGATCTGATGCCAGATAGTCctgagtgtgtgcgtgctggTCTGCCATCCGGAGAGTCTCGGTCAGAGCCCAGATGTAGTTGCGGGCAAATCGCAGAGTCTCGATCTTTGTTAGTTTCGCGTCTTCTGGCAAAGCCGGCAGGATGCTCCTCAGCGCGTCCAGGGCGGAGTTCAGATTATGCATGCGGTGGCGCTCTCTATCGTTCGCCTTCATCCTTCGCCTGCCCCGCTGCCCGGACTGCTCACATCtgtgtttggggtttttcaCTGAGGACACGTCTCGGGTAACAGTCGCTGGTTTTCGCGGGAGCTGTCCTCGTGAGTCTCCTGAAGTGTCACCGGCTTCGTTCACTCGGTTGCGCAGTGTTGGAGAAAACCCGCGCAGGGCGTCGGGGACGCAGATTACTTTAGGATACATCCTGTGGCGACGAAGAAGATGAAAATAATCAAAAGTGATGCCAATGAGACAGCTTGGctataaagagaaaaagaaactccAAATGATGCCCTGAGATGTGCCACAAACCCTGGAAATCACGTTTCCCATTTTTTCTACGAGACTGAAACGTGTATCTACACCCCGAGTTCGTTAAATGTTTTAactgattaaaaataacaaCGCAACTGCACCAGTAACTAGAAATGAAATATCTGAAAAACATTAAaggacatattttaaaaataaataaataaacttctgAGTGTAGTCGCACTTACGTTTGCAGGCCTGCTCCTGACAGGCGAAGCTGGGATAAAGACGTAGTCCGCTCTTGTAGCTGGAGGCAGCAGACAGTGTATATGTGCAGGTGACAGTGAGGGATGGATGCGCATCTCTTGTCACTTTATATGGCCTTTATCTTATCTGTTTTTTGCACCGTGGACGCCTGAATCAACAGCGCTCGTCGAGTGGCCAATCAGCTTCCAGGCAGCGAGTCCTTCACCCTCTCCCTCATCCTTCAGTGTGCTTGCATTTCTTTGTGTATTCATTGTAATAGTTAATTAAATACATGTGGATGGCAAAGTGCCACGGATGTATGTCAGGCTAATAATACTCCTATTTTATGGACtagggtcatgttttttttcttggagaAGGTAAACATTACGAGCCGATTTCCATAAGTTTGTCTGGGGGCAACAAACATGCAGCGTTCAGGATTGTGGTGGTCCTAAACTACCACTCTGGGAATCTTAATATATCTGTTTATTGCTTGTATTTATCATTATGCCAGCTATTCACTAATTTCCCTGTTTTGCTGGTCAAATGCTGGAGGTCCTGGTaggaaaagaaaaccaaaccatTTTGTGAGCTTTGCTTTGACCTCGGTTTAGTGAGGTCATGCGCTTGTTTCTGTCTAGTGAGATGCTGgtctagcaaaaaaaaaaaaaaaaaaagcttgacaCGAGACACAATATGGATCTTGTATATATGATGTGATACTCGATTACAGATTACCTTTAATTACCATTAAAG
It encodes:
- the neurog3 gene encoding neurogenin-3 gives rise to the protein MYPKVICVPDALRGFSPTLRNRVNEAGDTSGDSRGQLPRKPATVTRDVSSVKNPKHRCEQSGQRGRRRMKANDRERHRMHNLNSALDALRSILPALPEDAKLTKIETLRFARNYIWALTETLRMADQHAHTQDYLASDLSSPASVLSAERDSASPSECGYGTNADFSHRSSLTAVNEMSCRIFPGEESSAIPVTFCFKSLCADNDLTSMWHF